gatttttaactttctagtagctaaatttatcatttacaccgttaaatagctataaaaatcatataatcttttatcttttatccttCCACGGTAAAAAGAAcacatctaaagaacacacgTAAACTTCCAATCTCTTATGTGTGCGAGTATGTGGTGCGCGTGCAGCCATCCGTGCAGTACCACTAAACTCCCTatacctaggccgcgttcagtTGATAGGgtaataagttaacttattcagcacgaaaaacatagtaataaattaatacataattaattaattgttaattattaaaaattattaaatagattaatatgattttttaaaaaaacttttgtatagaaaagttttacaaaaaatataccgtttaacagttcgagaAACGTGCATACGGAAAATGAGAGTGTTAAGTTAACTTGTGGGTGCTGCCAAACACGGCCCTAATCGAGACTGATCCTACAGACAGTATCGAGCAAAGCCAGGGAACATCCCGGTGTTTAGCGATTTCCATGCAGATTCAGGAGGGCTATCTCGCCGGGCCGCCGGTTGTCTCGGCCTTTGTTACCACCACCATGCGCTGCCCTGCCCTAAACAAAGGCCCAGTTTTTATTCCATAGATTTGTGGGGGGAAGAAGTCCATATTGCCTCCCCCAACTATCGGTAGAGTATGTTTTACCTCCCTGAAATGCAAAACCGGGTATTTCTCATCCCTCAACTGTCTATACAAGTACGTATATACTCCCATGACGGTTTGCAAAGTTATTTTCGTCTGACGCTCACATGGCCAGTTGACCTTGTAATCTTGCTGAGTCAGCCATccagttaaaaatataaggcaAGCTCATTTCTTCTTTCGCCATTTCTCCGTTACCAAACCCTAAAATTTAGGAGGATAGCAAGGTAGGCGACGGTGAGGACGAGACTGAGCGCAGCGGCTAGGAAGGAGCGGAACAACAttgatacatacatatacaatgGATATGACACAAGCTTAATCATTCATCCAGATAGCTAAAAGCTCATTCATTCAGAGAAAGACAACTTGATTTAtagatacatacatacacataaCCAGCTGCATGTTTTCTAACAATGAAATCATTTGCCTAATACCATGCCAAAGGCAACAGAAGCACATGTGAGTACCACTACAAAAAGCACATATCCCTCATTCTCTAACCTACTAACTTTGTCTTTTAGTTCAACAATCTCTGTTTCTTTGTCACTTGCAACCTTTTGGACTGCATCAAGCTTGATTGTTTGCTCATGTAACTTCAAGTTCACTTCTTCGATCCCTGCTGCTAGTTCTTCCTTCTCCCTTCTCAGCGACCACACACAATTCCGTAAATCATTCAACAAATTTCTCACAAAGCTAGTCATTGGCCCATCAtaccaagcaaaaaaaattgcagccACCCAGCTTGCGATTCCCATCCCAAAATCCAAATAAACACATGACAAAACCACCCACTACGCTCACCCGCTGTAGATGACTCGTCGCTGCTCCCACCACTTTCGTCATTGTTGCTcacgccgccatggccgcttccgccgccgtggctgCTCCGCCGTCATCGCTCCCACCGTTGCTGCTCCCACCACTCGCGTTGTTGCCGCTCCGGCCGTGGTCGCTCCCGCCGTTGCTGCCCTCTTGAATATCACTGGATCTAGGGTTCTTAGAATGGAGAATTGGGAGTAACCACGATTGCATATGTACACATATTTCTATGTCCCAGGCTCCCAGCTTGACCAGGTCAACTGCCACGTGTGACGAAAATAACTGTGCAAACCACCGAGGGAGGAGAAATACCCGGTTTTACATTTCAGGGAGGTAAAACATACTCTACCGATAGTTGGGGGAGGCCATATGGACTTCTTCCATTTGTGGGGTGAAAATCACACTGAGACAAGTGCTCGTTTCTTATAAGGGCCTGGACTTGGCCCAAATGAAATAATCAGGCAAGGAAAAAGTCCACTATAGGTCCCTAATCGAAGGtgagtttgtttttcgtccTTTAACCGGAATACCAGAAATATGTACCCTAAACTCGTATAAtccgtttaaaaaaaatgtcccTAGCAGTTTTGACTCATTTTTTCGTTGGTTTCGCTGACGTGGCGTCCGGTGGGTTCCACgtgttatatttttcaatttttttctctcccttgctctcctctctctcttcttcgtCTCTTCTCCCTGCTTCTCCAaagcgcggccggcggtggcgggggctGTGGTGGCCGGGttggcagcgacggcggccgatAGTCGGTGCGGGCTTCGGCCGCGTAGGCGGTGGCTTGCGGCGACCCGGACGGACCGGCACGGCCGGCAACGATGTGCGGTGGCAGGCTGCCATGCGGCCACGCAGCCAGCATGCCCCTCACGCTCGACTCGTCGACCGACACCACGACACGGTTCAGCAGCCACGCCGTCCACCCTAGCCCCTTGTCCAtgacctcgccggcggtggcctTCGTGGCGCCCATGAACTCCTCGTCGGCGATGAGCCTCGCAAGCGCCTCTTGCTTGTCAGCATGCAATACAGAATGCTACACATGAAGCAACAAGAGCCAACTTGGAATTGATTGTGGTTCTAGTTCTTTATGATATAACACACGGTACACCAGCATCCTCTCGCACGGGAGCTTCTCCAtcgccggctcgccggcgccagcgGGTTTAGCCTCGGGTcgtccgcgccggcggcggcctttAGGCACGTGTAGGATCACATCACCACGGTGATCTCTCCCTCGATCTCGTTGCTCCAGCCTGCTTCTACCTGCCGGCTCGGCGGTAGACATTGTCCCGCTTGCTGTTCTTGAACGCACAGCACCCGACGGAgtagacgacgacgaagaaagCCAGGAAGATGACGTTGATGATGGCCACGCGTTTGCAGTCCTTCTTGAGCATGGCCACCACTGTTAGTAATACTTGCACAtactaattaagtaattatagGTAGGATAGCTCATAGCTGCATGACGCATGTTTCTGTTTCAGcatgttttcttcttctgtttcAGTTTTCATGTGCACGAGCTCCAACTCATCTGCGTCGTTGCTCCACTCGTCGCAATCCGGGTCGGGGTCACCCGATCGAGCCTATCCTGGCCGTCTTGGTCCACCGCGTGCCATCGCCGTAGGTGAAATTGCAGCTCATGGGAGGCTTGCAGCAACCGAACTGGATCGGGGAGAGGTCGGCGGTAACGAACTACACCCACGTCTCGTTTGTGTCCTGCAGGCTCCAGCACATGTTAGGAATAAACATGCCGTGGAGAGTCTCCCGTGCGTCTCCCGTGCGTGTGTGTCGCGCCGTGCGCGTGTGAGTCTATGGGTCGCGTCGTGTGTGTCGCGGCCGCGACGCGTCGTAGTGTCTAGTTAGCTCCGCGGTTGCTTCAGCTAGCTCGGTCCGTCCAGTAGTGTTGCCGTGCGAGTGAAGGTGCAGGTTGTACGCATGCATGGCTGCATGCAAGTGTGTTGCATGTAGGCTGCATGCAGTGATCGTGCATGTCgtagttagttagttagttagctagctagcttagttAGATGGAGTGGTGCGCATGGTTGCCGGTTCGCGTGGAGGAGCAGTGATATCCGGAAGGAGCGAGAGGCTCTCGGATATTGCGAGCTAGACGTGCGAATCGTGGCACGAAGAGGCCGGACGTCGTGGAGGTTAGCTCCTCGCAGGTGTGGCCTATATGTAGCCCCAGTGCTCCGTTGTTACTTTGCTCAGGCCAGTTCTGTTTTAAGTCCAGTAATAAAGCCAAGATACAGGAGCATCGGCTCCGCGGCGTTCGTCGTTGCAACTCCACTGTTCATCTTCAACCTCCAGCCGTTCTTGTGGGTGAGAGAAAGAGAGTTTTGTTCTTGTCTTCCTGGGCTGATTCTAACAGCACACACCGCGAGACCGGCAGCCGCCAGCCACCTCCCAGCTAAGCCGTCCAATTGCCTCGACCGCCGCGGCCCTCGCCCGGCTGCGTCGTCCCGTTGCCTCGGCGGCCCcggcccccgcccccgcccggCTCCGTCTGCACCCGTGCCAGTCACCGCGGAACCGGCCACTTCCGCGAGATCGGTCGCCGCCAGCCCGGCTGCCGCGGCCCCTGCCCGGCTACGTCGTCCCGCTTCCTCGGTCGCCACAAGCCGTCGTCACCAACTTTGCTGCCACCTCGCTCGCTATCGCTTCCGCCTGCGCCAGCCTCCGCCCTCTTGCCTGCTGTTGTCCGTGTCCCAGCCTACAACctaggagagaagagaggagaacaccgagagagaaaaaacctGATGCGTGAGACCCACGGGATGCCACAGTAAAACCGGGTCACAAATTAAATCAATACTGTTTGAGAGACGTTTTTTGAACGGTTTATACGAGTTTAGAGGTACACATTTCTAGTTTTGAGATTAAGGGACCTCAAACAGAACTCGACGTTAAGTTGAAATACCTCCGATGAACTTATTCCATCAGGCAAAACTGGCGTTTTGTGCTGCCTGGCTCAGTCAAGGTCCAGCCTGATATTCGCCGAAAGCAAATGGGGGCAAATCCAAACAGACATGACCCAGATTTCCTGCCATCCTTGGCAGCTCTCGTGCTAAAAGCAAAGGTAGCTACCATAGCTTTTGGTAGTATATACTCCAGCACAGCCAAGGTGCCAAGTCACATCATTtcgaaaattttaaatccaaTCTAGAATATCTCGAGAGTATCAAAAGCTCCCAATGATCAGTTTGAATTGTCAAAGACCGAGCGGCAGATCGCTTCACTGTACTTTGTTTCGCTCTTTCTATTTGAATCTGTGCCGCcaatgattttaaaatttaggtcGGAATATCTGATCAGTTTGAAAATATCTACAGATGTTTCATGAAAACTATAGTGCTAGATATATTTCTAGAAACGCAGATTTGTAATCGAAATGAGCACACTGATAGGTGAGAAAACAAAGGTAGCCAGGTGGCAATTTTGCTTCACGCATCAGACATGTTCAATTATGCTGTTATGCACCGACACCTTCAGAACAGTGATCGAAGCATCAGCAGCTGGTCACGTACTGCAGCAAGCAACGAAACAAACCCAGGAACACGCAAAGCTACGCTAGAGTATATGCAAACCGCAATCTTTTCAATTCTACCAGATTTTACCGGAACATGGACGTCAATTTCTGATCTGTCCATGCGTGCATGGTCACTCCGGGATGGCGACGAGCACCGGCCGCCACGGTCTTCTCatcagcagccgccgccggaacCCGCTGAACATGAACCGCCGCCGGCACTGCACGGCCGCGCCATCAGGGTCGCCGCCTGTCAAGCCGTCCTGCCGAGCCACCACCGGAGGATGCAGACCCGGCGTTGGCCGTACCACCGCCGCCACAGGCTTGGAGCACGGCGACGCGCTCcggcagacggcggcgtcgaTGCCACCATCACCATCGGCGTCGTCCGACGCCAGGAGCTCCTCCAAAGAGCTTCTGCTGCTGATCAGGAGCCTGCTCttctcgccgtcctcctccgcggcggccgcaTAACCTGGCCTGTAACTCTTGCGGCGGCAGTACAGAAGGCGGCGCACGAGAACCCAGAAGCTCTTCACCCTTGGCCTGTACAGCGTCCGGGCCATTTCTCCGGACTCCAGATCACTCACTCCTCCTGCCGATCTCTCAGCTAGCTAGGACGGTACAGTTATATACTGGAACTGGAGTACTACTGATATTCTGTCTCACAAAATTTCAGCTGGTTGGTAGCGCTGAGATACTGTAGCTCAGTTCGAGATGATCTGGGATTCTGGAGCTGATCCTTGGATGATGCTTTACCGTCTTTAAAATTTGCCATAGGGAGTTGTTTAATTTTTCCTATGTCATCTGTTCATGCCAATTAGACCTTAACTTGAGGAATAATGTCAACACGCCACCCTGAGCATATAGCTTGGCACTTTGTTAGACACCTAGTTAGTGCAATCCTTTTTCATGGCAAGGGTGCAATCTGTAAAATCGCCACGAGATATACTGCAAACTCTTGTATGACAATTCCATTGCTTGTGAAAGCCGCAATACGCAGCAGGCTGCCAAATGGAGGCCGCAATACGAACGAAACGAGAGGAAGACGCGGGGAGGTGTCTGCTGATCCAGCGTccaaaaagaagagaaaatgcGTCGCGATCAGCATCACCGTCAGGCGCTGACGGCCCGGGCGCTAAAAGACGCGCGAATTTTGGTGCGATACTGTTCGAATCATCGTGGGGGAGAGTCCCCTCTGCTCATCGCCGGTGTATGCATGTCACCTTCGGATCCCAGTTAATGAGATTCGGACGAAACAATGGCATAGTTTTGATGTGTTGGGTGAGATGAGGTGATTCGACCAGTGTTGTGAAAGTCGGCCGTATCAACCGTTTAGTCGTCCGTCTATACGAAAACGGTGATCGATTTGTACCGTATCGCTGAGTCGGAGACCAATAAATTTCAGTATAACTATACAACCAAATGACACGGTTAATTGGTTATATTTAGTCTAATCGGTCTAATTAACTTTAACGTTTGTTTATTAAACTATTATAGCCTTGTAGCACGGTTGCACTCGCTTCCATGGACAAGCAAGTTGTTTTAATCTGTCGTTATTTGTATTCTTTAAGCAAATAATGAtgttttcataatatattcaTAGAAAAATACGAATGTAACGGGTTAAAATTGTATAATATCCATCAACTATAGCCAttaacataaaaaacatatgcacTAAAGTGAACGTATAAAATCCATATAATTCCGTTTAATCATCCGTATTCCGACTAAACATTTGACGATACCCACTCGTCCGATATCCGTATTCCGTCTTCCACGACACTGGATTCGACGCGTTCATTCGAGCAGTAGAGTCGCACATGCAGTGACTTGGTTATGGAGTGTCGTCTTGTTGAACGAACTTGTCTAACCACTGTTGAAGTTGGAAGAAGACAAGCTACACAATTTGCACGTCTTTAATATTTTGGCGCTCAATTCGGACGTTTTGTTGATAATATGTCACTGGAACTATCAATTGTTGCGAAAGAACATATTACAGAGGTTTAGCGTGCCTCTTATCTTCCATCATTGTTGAAAGAAAAACCAAATTGGTTTAGCATGCCTCTATCTTCCATTattgttgaaagaaaaaaattatttaatttatttatgatgttgaccataatttactattttcaattATAAGCTTACCAATGATTTCTAAATCAATTATATGTTGATCACATTTTACTTTCTAgacataatttgttttgaaaacttatttttaaaatttattttaatttatataattaaaatttatttgatccGATGCAACCAcagatattatttttctaagtaGTAACATACTTCCTCTgtccaaaaaaaccaattctccggtttccaTGTCcgacgtttgaccatccgttttatttgaaatttttttagaaaattagaaaaaaattagtcacacgtaaagtattattcataatttatcatataataaaaacaaaaatatcaatcgtaaaatttttttaaataaaacgaagagtcaaaaattataggtaaaaagtgaaaaattggtttattttatgacggagggagtaaaagaATAGCTTTACCCTATGATATCCCGCCCAATAAAAAGCCCATGACTTTCACAGCACGGGCCCACTTAATCCAGGCCTAAGATGGGACGAGTTGATGGGCCTAGAAGTAGGGTTCCGTGCCCCCGGCCGGCCTATGGATTAGCACCGCCACATCGCCGGCACGCTACTCCGCGCAGCGGCGCAGGGCATAGGCCACAGGTCGCCTTGAGACCGCCCGGCGATTCCCACCCTCAGATGGATAAATTTAGCATGCCTTTTAGGGAGCGGTTGTGCGGCCGGCGCTCGCGGCCTCTTGGGCGTGGCGCGACGAGGGGCTGCCGGGCGGCTTGGCTGGGTTGGATCCagtcctcgccggcgacgatgccCCGAGGTGGACCAGACCATAGGATGCATCTTGCACTGCATCCTGTTTTCGCAGTAGCCAGGTACGCACTTTTTCGCAATTCCTTGTGTTTTCATAGCAAAGACGCACAGTACATGTAGTTCATAGGAAAGAGGGGATGAATGCTTGCAAATTGCAACCTCTAGTTAGGGTAACAGTGTTCTGCCTGTTACCACTCACTCACTAACCTGAAATCATGGACAAATTGGACACTAGATTACACGAGATTATTTTAGCCTTTATTGCTGCTACTGCATTCACCAATTGTCTGAATTTCTGCCAAGCTCATACTCAATGCTGCTGGGTAAAAACTTTAGCTTATTACTTGTATTATGTCCAACCAAGAGGGGACAACTTACGGATCCAGACGAATCACATCATTAGCGAACTCTATGATATATACAGCTCATCCGA
This is a stretch of genomic DNA from Oryza brachyantha chromosome 1, ObraRS2, whole genome shotgun sequence. It encodes these proteins:
- the LOC102716448 gene encoding uncharacterized protein LOC102716448 encodes the protein MARTLYRPRVKSFWVLVRRLLYCRRKSYRPGYAAAAEEDGEKSRLLISSRSSLEELLASDDADGDGGIDAAVCRSASPCSKPVAAVVRPTPGLHPPVVARQDGLTGGDPDGAAVQCRRRFMFSGFRRRLLMRRPWRPVLVAIPE